A genomic region of Thermodesulfovibrio aggregans contains the following coding sequences:
- the flgB gene encoding flagellar basal body rod protein FlgB: protein MDNSIKILEKIMDLCTYRQKILASNIANADTPGYKAKDINFKEELKKAVEDGTSSFEIIESPTTMPNRDGNTVNIEVEMTKVAETMLMYNTATQLLSTRIRMLKDAIKGGR from the coding sequence ATGGATAATTCAATAAAAATTCTTGAAAAAATAATGGACTTATGTACCTACAGGCAAAAAATTCTCGCCTCTAACATAGCAAATGCAGACACTCCTGGTTACAAGGCAAAGGATATAAATTTCAAAGAAGAGTTAAAAAAAGCAGTTGAAGATGGAACTTCCAGTTTTGAAATCATCGAATCACCGACAACAATGCCAAACAGAGATGGGAATACTGTTAATATAGAAGTAGAGATGACAAAAGTGGCAGAGACGATGCTTATGTATAATACGGCAACACAACTTCTTTCAACAAGAATTCGCATGCTTAAAGATGCAATTAAAGGAGGTAGATGA
- a CDS encoding DUF6036 family nucleotidyltransferase, producing the protein MKGYAKFYIEKIENFLKSKGAFAEIILIGGLAMEFYGSSRYTTDIDGEIQCSEEIYFELIDFLKNEKLSFNLSENISGWGIIPLPEGYRKRAKTVYETENLRLKILDPLDFIFSKLLRGTEEDFSDIIKIVEKYKISKDEILKRANLIKYPKDPETLFFRKKLQYLISKINHYETR; encoded by the coding sequence ATGAAGGGCTATGCTAAGTTTTACATAGAAAAGATAGAAAATTTTCTAAAGAGCAAAGGAGCTTTTGCTGAAATAATTCTGATTGGAGGACTTGCAATGGAGTTTTACGGAAGTTCCAGATATACAACAGATATTGATGGAGAAATCCAATGCAGTGAAGAAATATACTTTGAGCTGATAGATTTTTTAAAAAATGAGAAACTAAGCTTTAATTTGAGTGAAAATATAAGTGGATGGGGGATAATACCTTTGCCAGAAGGTTATAGAAAAAGAGCTAAAACAGTATATGAAACAGAAAATTTAAGATTGAAAATTCTTGACCCTTTAGATTTTATCTTCAGCAAACTTCTCAGAGGAACAGAAGAAGATTTCAGTGATATTATAAAAATTGTAGAAAAATACAAAATTTCAAAAGATGAAATTCTTAAGAGAGCTAATCTCATTAAATATCCAAAGGATCCGGAGACTCTTTTTTTTAGAAAAAAACTTCAATATCTTATCAGCAAAATAAATCATTACGAAACAAGATAA
- a CDS encoding two-component system sensor histidine kinase NtrB, translated as MKELLNEAILKINTASEALIKYYSLLEEKVRLLTEEVEQKKRLLSSIIESIDIAVVFFDSEGVIRLINRAGEKLFNVKAEDVIGKRELPIKIEGDLIYPNSKKPFYAIVSQSDVVDSEGNKIGHVFLCKDITRIKELEAENERNRRLSAMGSLVMKIAHEIRNPLGSIELFANMIAEDLKESIHGDYAKRISSSVKMLRNTLENMLSFTRGIVPKKSPVCLNDLINEIINDFHELFTRASIEIENRIKDKIFLNLDYALIRQALINIIVNAYQAMPEGGKIIFDAFNDVEFVKISIKDTGHGIDSEIVERIFDPFFSTKDRGTGLGLSITQSIVSAHSGKIEVKSEINAGTEFAIYLPLR; from the coding sequence ATGAAAGAGCTTTTAAATGAAGCAATATTAAAGATTAACACAGCCTCAGAAGCTTTAATAAAATATTACAGCCTTCTTGAGGAAAAAGTCAGGCTTCTTACTGAGGAAGTTGAGCAGAAAAAAAGACTCCTAAGCAGCATAATTGAAAGCATTGACATAGCTGTTGTATTTTTTGACAGTGAAGGTGTCATCAGATTAATCAATAGGGCAGGAGAGAAACTTTTTAATGTTAAAGCAGAAGATGTTATAGGCAAAAGAGAATTGCCTATAAAAATAGAAGGTGATCTCATTTATCCCAATTCTAAAAAGCCTTTTTATGCAATAGTTTCTCAATCAGATGTTGTTGACTCAGAAGGAAACAAGATAGGACATGTCTTTCTCTGTAAAGATATTACAAGAATAAAAGAACTTGAAGCAGAAAATGAGAGAAACAGAAGACTCAGTGCAATGGGTTCTCTTGTTATGAAAATAGCTCATGAAATAAGAAATCCTCTTGGAAGTATTGAACTTTTTGCCAATATGATAGCTGAAGACCTGAAAGAGTCAATTCATGGAGATTATGCAAAAAGGATTTCAAGTTCTGTTAAGATGTTAAGAAATACCCTTGAAAACATGCTCAGCTTTACAAGAGGAATTGTTCCAAAAAAAAGTCCTGTATGCCTGAATGATTTGATTAATGAGATAATTAATGACTTTCATGAACTCTTCACAAGAGCCTCAATTGAGATAGAAAATAGAATAAAAGATAAAATTTTTCTCAATCTTGATTATGCTCTTATTAGGCAGGCTTTGATAAATATTATTGTTAATGCCTATCAGGCAATGCCAGAAGGTGGAAAAATTATATTTGATGCATTCAATGATGTAGAATTTGTCAAAATCAGTATAAAAGATACAGGTCATGGAATTGACAGTGAGATAGTTGAAAGAATCTTTGATCCATTCTTTTCCACAAAAGATAGAGGTACAGGACTTGGTTTGAGTATAACACAGAGCATAGTCTCTGCTCATTCAGGGAAAATAGAGGTAAAAAGCGAAATTAATGCAGGCACAGAATTTGCAATTTATTTACCTTTGAGATGA
- a CDS encoding sigma-54-dependent transcriptional regulator, which translates to MKSVLIIDDEPDMGFALKEAMSRFGFNPQFYRDPTHVLSTVNLSDFSLIITDVKMPKMNGLEFLAEIRKRGIYTPVIVITGYGSVEDAVKAMKLGAVDYIMKPFSMDTLKSLVFRLIPEESEIVAESKQMRRILEIAREIAKTDITVLLTGESGVGKEVIARYIHRHSPRANQPFVAINCAAITETLLEAELFGHEKGAFTGASERKPGKFELANKGTILLDEISEMAYRLQAKLLRVIQEKEVDRVGGTKPIPVDVRIIATTNRDLWEEVKKGNFREDLFYRINVFPIRIPPLRERTEDIIPLAEFFVKRLSNKMSKSFTITEEMKKYLLDRQWQGNVRELENFIYRTAVLSTDGQLRVPEDEVFYEEKKSLKAGRIKDAEKDLIIDALKKTGGNRTKAAKILGISVRTLRNKINEYGLKDL; encoded by the coding sequence ATGAAGTCAGTTCTGATAATAGATGATGAACCTGACATGGGCTTTGCCCTTAAAGAGGCAATGTCCCGTTTTGGTTTTAATCCTCAATTTTATAGAGACCCAACTCATGTTCTTTCAACAGTTAATCTAAGTGATTTTTCGCTGATAATAACCGATGTAAAGATGCCAAAGATGAATGGTTTAGAGTTTCTCGCTGAGATAAGGAAAAGAGGCATCTATACTCCTGTAATTGTAATTACAGGATATGGCTCAGTTGAGGATGCTGTAAAAGCAATGAAACTTGGTGCAGTAGACTACATCATGAAACCATTTTCAATGGATACTCTTAAATCTCTTGTTTTCAGACTTATTCCTGAAGAGAGTGAAATTGTAGCGGAATCAAAGCAGATGAGAAGGATTCTTGAAATTGCAAGAGAGATAGCAAAAACAGATATTACAGTTCTGCTTACAGGAGAAAGCGGAGTTGGTAAAGAGGTCATCGCAAGATATATTCACAGACACAGTCCAAGAGCAAATCAACCTTTTGTAGCAATAAATTGTGCAGCTATAACTGAAACACTTCTTGAAGCAGAACTTTTTGGACACGAAAAAGGAGCTTTCACAGGAGCTTCGGAAAGAAAACCTGGCAAATTTGAACTTGCCAATAAAGGAACAATTCTTCTTGATGAAATAAGTGAGATGGCATATAGGCTTCAGGCAAAGCTGTTGAGAGTCATTCAGGAAAAAGAAGTTGACCGAGTTGGTGGGACAAAGCCTATTCCAGTAGATGTGAGAATCATCGCAACAACTAACAGAGATCTGTGGGAAGAAGTAAAAAAAGGAAATTTCAGGGAAGATCTTTTTTACAGAATAAATGTTTTTCCAATAAGAATTCCTCCTCTCAGAGAAAGAACTGAGGATATAATTCCACTTGCTGAGTTTTTCGTAAAGAGACTCTCAAATAAGATGTCAAAAAGTTTTACAATTACAGAGGAGATGAAAAAATATCTGCTTGACAGACAATGGCAGGGAAATGTTAGAGAGCTTGAAAACTTTATATATAGAACTGCTGTACTCAGTACAGATGGGCAGTTGAGAGTTCCGGAAGATGAGGTCTTTTATGAAGAGAAAAAATCATTAAAAGCTGGCAGAATAAAGGATGCAGAAAAAGATCTAATAATCGATGCCCTTAAAAAAACTGGAGGAAATCGCACAAAAGCGGCAAAAATTCTTGGAATAAGCGTAAGAACACTGCGAAATAAGATAAACGAATATGGACTTAAAGATCTATAA
- a CDS encoding sigma-54 interaction domain-containing protein codes for MNDKVVIVGQSIQIQRVLTLIDKLSKTDSTVLIMGESGTGKELVAKMIHQKSQRGEKPFIPVNCAAIPSELLEAELFGYEKGAFTGASTTRQGRFELANEGTIFLDEIGDMPLHLQVKILRVIQDRSFERIGGTKSIQVDVRIIAATNKNLENEVKEGRFREDLFWRLNVVPVVIPPLRERKEDIPLLCDYFIDKFSKKFGYSLKINSQVMEIFLNYHWPGNVRELENLIERLYVLNDGGTVSVEDIPERIRFGENLLPKAVSDDLNPFSSGIDLNEVLRDYEKKLILHALNLNGWVKSRAAKYLNINRTTLIEKMKRLGIKDNENFD; via the coding sequence ATGAATGATAAAGTTGTTATTGTTGGGCAGTCTATTCAAATTCAGAGAGTTCTAACACTCATTGATAAACTCTCAAAAACAGATAGCACTGTTTTAATAATGGGAGAGTCTGGAACAGGTAAAGAGCTTGTTGCGAAGATGATTCATCAGAAAAGTCAAAGAGGTGAAAAACCTTTTATTCCTGTAAACTGTGCTGCCATACCTTCAGAACTTCTTGAAGCAGAACTTTTTGGATACGAAAAAGGAGCTTTCACAGGAGCTTCCACTACCCGTCAGGGAAGATTTGAACTTGCCAATGAAGGCACAATCTTTCTTGACGAGATAGGTGATATGCCACTTCATCTTCAGGTAAAGATATTGAGAGTAATTCAGGACAGAAGCTTTGAAAGAATAGGAGGAACGAAATCTATACAGGTTGATGTCCGAATCATAGCAGCCACAAACAAAAATTTAGAAAATGAAGTAAAAGAAGGAAGGTTCAGAGAAGACCTTTTCTGGAGACTGAATGTTGTTCCTGTGGTAATTCCTCCTTTAAGGGAAAGAAAAGAAGATATTCCACTTCTCTGTGACTATTTTATTGATAAATTTTCAAAAAAATTTGGTTATTCACTCAAAATTAACTCACAGGTGATGGAGATTTTCTTAAACTATCACTGGCCTGGAAATGTTAGAGAACTTGAAAATTTAATTGAAAGACTTTATGTTTTAAATGATGGTGGAACAGTAAGCGTCGAAGACATTCCTGAAAGAATAAGATTTGGCGAGAATTTACTTCCAAAGGCAGTCTCCGACGACTTAAACCCCTTTAGTTCTGGAATAGATCTTAACGAAGTTTTAAGGGATTACGAGAAAAAATTAATTCTACACGCACTAAACTTAAATGGATGGGTTAAAAGCAGAGCAGCAAAGTATCTGAATATTAATAGGACAACACTCATTGAAAAGATGAAAAGACTTGGAATAAAAGACAATGAAAACTTTGATTAG
- a CDS encoding tetratricopeptide repeat protein encodes MKTLISIILIFFISAFAYAEDPLKRGEDFLKTENYLQAKEFFKKFIEDPKLADRALLGLAKAEYFLGNYYEVTIPLKRLLRDFKDSPTLNEANLYMGLTYLKLGKLKEAEQYLEKVQQPFEKQALIGKGWVAFYKGDLKTVEAVLQKLDKKDFNEPETALLRIKYLAAIGKTEEALKEFNKNVKLKQTIYELDRADILIKAKKFSEAENVLKKYIEKSKKLYDTVKAKRMLFDIYLEQGKTQEALKIGKEIYFYIPNDDVKLKIYSIYMNIKDYDEALKMLFVFRDRKLKNEKIEDFLKTVMHDNPQKASDYIVKIYPFLSADSALLSQAAQFLISQGKYREAKNLLRKIQTGPRKAEAIIPYSKILIKEGNLKEAKKILESVKDKNPEATALYAQILDREGDRQTALTLLRKISKSIKDPEILTLLGDLEYSNGDSKKAIHYWLEASKLGNAEASLKAADYFYLSKKIKEAVKYYKRAIDTGIKDSNSLMWAYYQYGKLAPDKTYLEKVANSGGQLSEAAKALLHKP; translated from the coding sequence ATGAAAACTTTGATTAGCATCATTCTCATTTTTTTTATTTCTGCTTTTGCCTATGCAGAAGATCCTCTTAAAAGAGGTGAAGATTTTTTAAAAACTGAAAACTACTTGCAGGCAAAGGAGTTTTTTAAGAAATTCATTGAAGACCCCAAACTTGCAGACAGAGCTCTTTTGGGGCTTGCAAAGGCAGAATACTTTTTAGGAAATTACTATGAGGTAACAATTCCTCTAAAGCGACTTTTGAGAGATTTTAAAGATTCTCCAACTTTGAATGAAGCAAATCTCTATATGGGATTAACCTATTTAAAGTTAGGAAAACTAAAAGAAGCAGAGCAATATCTTGAGAAAGTTCAACAACCTTTTGAAAAACAGGCATTGATTGGCAAAGGCTGGGTGGCTTTTTACAAAGGTGATTTGAAAACAGTAGAGGCAGTCCTTCAAAAACTTGATAAAAAAGATTTCAATGAGCCAGAAACAGCACTTTTGAGGATAAAATACCTTGCTGCCATAGGCAAAACAGAAGAAGCTCTAAAGGAGTTCAATAAAAATGTGAAACTGAAACAAACTATTTATGAACTTGATAGGGCTGACATTTTAATAAAAGCAAAGAAATTTTCAGAGGCAGAAAATGTTTTGAAAAAATACATTGAAAAATCAAAAAAACTCTATGATACTGTTAAAGCGAAAAGAATGCTATTTGACATTTATCTTGAGCAGGGGAAAACTCAAGAAGCACTGAAAATAGGAAAAGAGATTTATTTTTATATACCTAATGATGATGTTAAGTTGAAGATTTATTCGATATACATGAACATTAAAGACTATGATGAGGCATTAAAAATGCTTTTCGTATTTAGAGATAGAAAGCTTAAAAACGAAAAAATTGAGGATTTTTTAAAAACTGTTATGCACGACAATCCTCAAAAAGCTTCAGATTATATCGTTAAAATCTATCCTTTTTTATCTGCAGATTCAGCTTTACTTTCTCAGGCAGCTCAATTTCTCATTTCTCAGGGAAAATACAGGGAAGCTAAAAATCTGCTGAGAAAAATTCAGACAGGACCAAGAAAGGCAGAAGCAATCATTCCTTACTCAAAAATTTTGATAAAAGAGGGTAATCTCAAAGAGGCGAAGAAAATTTTAGAGTCTGTTAAAGATAAAAATCCTGAAGCAACTGCCCTTTATGCACAGATACTTGACAGGGAAGGAGACAGGCAAACTGCACTCACTTTACTAAGAAAAATTTCAAAATCAATAAAAGACCCTGAAATTTTAACCCTTCTTGGAGATCTTGAATACTCAAATGGAGATAGCAAAAAAGCCATTCACTACTGGCTTGAAGCATCTAAACTTGGTAATGCAGAGGCGTCCCTTAAAGCAGCTGACTACTTTTATCTTTCAAAAAAAATAAAAGAAGCAGTTAAGTACTACAAAAGAGCAATAGACACTGGAATAAAGGACAGCAATTCTCTGATGTGGGCATATTATCAGTATGGAAAGCTTGCTCCTGACAAAACATATCTTGAAAAAGTTGCAAATTCAGGCGGACAACTCTCAGAAGCAGCAAAGGCACTTCTTCATAAGCCATGA